From the genome of Candidatus Defluviilinea proxima:
GTTCACGTTCCTTGAGCGCGGCCTTTTCCTGCCGGCCGTATGTTTCAACCTGCTCTTCAGCGACCTGGCGCGAGCGCAACTGCGTGAGGATGGTTTCGATCTGCACATCATCAGCCTGTGAAGACGGCGTACCGATCAACACTTCTTCCAATTCAAGGTTGTAGTGCTCGAACTTTGTCTTCATCTCTGAACTGGCGATCTGTTGAATGGAACTTCGCTCCTGCAAGAGTTGGATCAATGTGCGGGTCTGACCGATATTCTTGAAGTAGGCCGCCACCATCGGGTCGAGCGTTTGTTCGACGAGACGTTTGATGTCGCCGAAGCGTTGGATGACCAACGGAGCCTTTTTATAGTCAATGTGCACGACCACCGAGAGCGGCAGGGACGGTTCGAAGGCGTCCTTGGTGATGAGCGATACTTCACTCAGGTTCTCGTCAAACTTGTGTGAACCCGTCTGACTGCGGATCCATTTGAGGATAAAGTTGGTGGTGGGGACGGAAACAACCTTACCGGCATATGTATTGAACGGATATTTGCCGGGCAGGAGCGCCTCTTCCCAAACACCACGCCTACCGCGTGCCACCAATTCACCGTGGCGATATTCCTTGCCTGAGAGGTCTTCACCGGTCTCACCGGTATAGGAGACCACGACACCTACGTTACCTACTTCGATGATCGTCTTTTGGATCATCTCAACAGTGGCAAACAAGCGGTTGACGTAGTAGGTACCTTCTACCAAAACTTGCAACTGACGGCCACGGAAACCGCCGGCCTTGAGGAACTTATCAGGGTCCTGGAATTTGTTGTGATATGTTTCGGCGTCTTTCGGGTCATCGCCAACCACTGGGGCGATGATCTCACCCTGACCTAGTGATGGGCCATCGTGGACAGTGGCAATACCGATCTTGTCGTCGGTATCTTTGATGATGACGGGGACAAAGCCACCACGTTCTGTGATCACTTGCGCCATGCGATTGATGATCTCCTGCTCTTCACGGCTGAGGGGCAGGGAATAGACGCGTTCATCGGTCAATACGATGAACTGCATCAGGTTGATGGCGTATGTACCTTCACGCAGGGTGCGGCGTTGCGGTCCACGTTGACCGCCGTTCTTGAGAAAGCCTTCCACATCTTGAAAATCGAAGGCTACCTCGTTGGAAGCGAGGGCTTGGGTGGGTTCGAGCATCTTGCCGTCACGGGCGAAGATGTAGCCGATCTTGCCTTGTGGAATAGTCACCAGTGGTGCCATCCGTACAACATATTGAATGGGTATCAGGTAATGCAAACCACCACGTAGAACCTTTGGTTGGAAGCCTGCTTCGCCGTTCAATGCAATGAAACCGGTCTTGATCGAACCGTTCATGCTAAATCGTTTTTCCACAATACCAATACGGGTGTTGGGGATAAAGCGAATACCTGACAGGATTATCAAAATACCGATACCTGCCAGCAACAATAAAAACGCTATTACTATGCCAGTCATTTGGACCTCCTTAGTGTCTCAATGTACCATTCTTTATACGATGACTGCCGAATGGGGTTGCGTAGTACGGAGGAACTACTCCTCGGCAAGCACGATCACTTTGTCGTTGGAGCTAAATATGACCTCTTGCGATTTGGGCGGGTTTGTGTGCACACCGTAAGATTTGCCAGAGCGCTTTGCCTCAGAAACGAGGCGGTAACCAATGGCAGTCTCTCCACGACGGCGGGCGGCCTCGACCACTGTGTAGAAGTTGACGGGTACACCGGTTTCCACGTAATCGCTGATGGGCTTGAGGTAGATCTCAGAGCCATCGGGGTCGAAAATATCTGTAAACACGTCGAACAGTTCGGCGTTTTCAGAAAGCTGGGTCAACATCAAGCTGACAAGGTGTTCGCTGACGATGAAATCATCAACTTGGGTTACTTCGGCGAGTTCGCGGTTCCGCAAGTCGAGCATTTCGCTGACGATGGAGAACGGCGTCGCATCTTTCTCGACCATATCGCGCAGATGCAAAAGCGTGACGAGAGTTTTCGCGTCGGCTTCCTGTGCTTCGAGTGTGCTATAGGCCAACACAATGACGTGGTCGTAATCTTCCACTTTCAGTTCATCAAGCATGGTGCGGTCTGTGGTTTCGCCTTCCTTCACGGTCAGCTTTTGATTTTTCAGTTGAATGCCCTGAGCTTTGAGCTGTGCACCGATGCCGTAGTTATCGGCCACAATGGTGATCATTGATCCCTTAGGCACGTAGTTATCAAGCTCACGCACGATGATCGCGCCACTGCGATTCCAGCCGAGGATGAGACATTTTTCAGGCTGGGGTTTGACGGGGACACGGCTTGAGCGTATGACAGCTTCCTTGAGAGGAAGCGAGCTGAGGTTAGAGAGGCGAACCGTATCATCGTCCTCAGAGATGGCAATGACCTGGTCGCCGCTTTCGATGCGTGAGTCCATGGGCGGGTTGAGGAGGATTTTCCCATCATTCTTGCGCAGGCCGATCACGCACGAATCTTCATACATTAAAAGAGATTCGCCGAAGGTCTTCCCTGTGAGTAAAGGCTCAGGCTTGAAATAGATCTCGTCGCCGCCGAAATCCATCAATTCGGTGTATACCGCCGAAAGTCCCGATTGACGCGATGTTTGTGCTACTACACGCGCGATCAAGTCGTTGGTGAGGATTGGCTGAATGGTATCGTTTCGCCCAACCATTTTGACAACGTTGATGTTTTCAGGTTTCCTGATCTGTGTGACGATGTGATATGGCTCGGTGCGGCGATTCGATGCGTTCGTAATTGCCAACACGGTCTTGATGACATCGGTATCGGGGTCGCTGTTTTCGGGCGGCAGAACGATGATGGATTTTGCGGTATGCGGACTCGCAAGCTCGAGATCGTTCGGGTCAATGGGGCTTCCGTTGCGACAGATGATGCGCGTCTTTCCTTTAACTTCAACCCGCTCCCGGATCTCATCCTCCATCTCCACTTTATCCTTATCGGCCAATACCACAATACGCGCCTTGCTCAGGTTTTCGTTTGCGGTCATCAACTCATTCAATACAGTGAAGATCTGTGCCGACCAACCAAGCACGAGTGTGTGCCCCTCTTCAAGTACCTGCGAACGTCCCTTTTGCAAATGTTCCATCTGGCCTTCGATGGCGTTATTCAACACGCCGATCAACGCGCTGACGACAAATACACCACCGAGTGTGACGAATAACATCACCACACGAAAGCCGGTGCCGGTATCGCCGCCCATTGTGCCGGAATCGAGCGTGCGCATCAGGCTTTCCCATGCGGCTTCACCGAACGAGAGAGGCCCGGTCTCGCCTTCTTGCACAAACCCCATGATTGAAATGACTGCGCCCGCAATGAGCACAACAGTCAGCGAAAGTACGAACAACATGCCGATCATGGCTGGCGTGCCGCGTGACATCAAATTATCGAAATGATAGCGAACACGTTGCCGAAATGTGGGATTCATAAAGCCTCCAAGGGTAATTTGGGTTGATTATAGGTTTTTTCATTCAACTTGCCAACAGGAATTGACTCCTACTTGATTCTGCCTATACTTGTTTATAAAGTTGGGGTAACCCCTCATGTATAAAAGGAGACTCGTATGACAAACAAACTCACTTGGTATGGGCATTCCACCCTTGGCCTCGAGACTGGTGGCTATAAACTCATCATTGATCCCTTCTTTGATGGAAACCCCGCTTCACCGATCTCCCCCGAAACTGTTGAGGCAGACTATCTCCTCGTCAGCCACGGACATGGCGATCACGTGGGTGATACAGCCTCCATCGCCAAACGGACCGGCGCCACTATCATCAGTAATTTCGAGATCGCAGGTTGGTTTGAAGAGAAACATGGGCTGGAAAAGACGCACGGCCAGCACATCGGCGGCGGCTTCAAACATCCATTCGGGTATTTGAAGTTGACCTTGGCTTTACATGGTTCCGCTTTGCCCGATGGTTCGAACGGTGGAAATCCCTGCGGGTTTCTGCTGACCACAAACGATGGAAAGAAAATCTATTTTGCACAGGATACGGGCTTGTTCGGTGATATGAAATTGATCGGCGAAGAAGGACTCGACTTAGCCGTCATCCCTATCGGCGATAACTACACTATGGGTCCCGATGATGCACTGCGTGCGGTCAAGATGTTGCAACCGAAGGCAGTCATCCCCATCCATTACAACACATGGGGATTGATCGCGCAGGATGCAAACGCATGGGCTGAACGTGTGCAAAAAGAGACGAAGACAAAAGCTGTGATCTTGAAACCGGGGGAGAGTTATTCGGTGTAAAGTAGGCCAAAGATAAAAGACCGAGGACAACTGCCCCGGTCTTTTTGATTAATTCATATGTTGATTGGGCTTCACACTATTTGGTTTTGTAAAACCCCACGATCTGTTCTGCAAAGTCAACCAGGCTCTTCCGCAATGTGTCTGGCTCCAATACCTCCACAGCACGCCCCAGCCCTAACAAGTGCGAACGTGCGGTAATGAATGATTCGAATGGCAGATCGAATGTCACCCAGCCGTCGGCATCAGGGACATGCCTGTATGCAACCTGTCCACGTGCGCGATCACCAACATATTCTGCAAGCAGAGGGATGGCTTCCGGGGAAACCCGCACTTTCGCCATAAATGGCGGATGCGATTCGTATTCATCGCACCAACCCTCCCAAAATTCAACAAGGTCGAAACCGGGCGGGCGGATACATATCTCTGCCGTCAATTCCGCTTCGATGATCTGTGAAACGCGCACCACATGCGGATTCCCTCCGCGACCGTATACCAAATACCAGACGTTCGCCTTTGCAACCAGGCCGTATGGCTCAGCATCCTGTTCAAACTCTGTATTGAAAAACACCCAGCGAACTTTCATGCGTAAGCGGCGGTCTTGAAACAAGGCCTGCTGAATGGTCTGTAAGCAAGGGACATTCTGGTCCGATTGGAACCACCACGATGAATCCAAATGGACTCTCTGGCGTGTACGAATCTCGTCTGCGCGGTGTGCATCAGGCAGGGATGCGGAAAGTTTCAACAGGGCGCCTTTGAATTTTTCTCCCATGCCGAGTTGCATCACCGGTGCTGGGATGCTCATCATGAACAGAGCGCGTGTTTCGTCTGGCGTGAGACCTGTCAGTGTGGTGCGATATTCCTCGATCAGCCTCACCCCGCCTCCAGGTCCGCGTGAAGCGTAGACCGGGACGCCGGAGGTCGAGAGGGCGATAATATCCCGGTAAATGGTCCGTTCGGAGACTTCCAATTCATCCGCCAACTCCTGCGCGGACATTTGCCCACGGGTCTGGAGAAGCATCAAGAGGGAGAGTAATCTATCGGCTCGCATGATTTGCATTGTAGCAGGAATTCCTGACATAAGATGTCAGGTACTTCTGCTAAGATGTGACTATCTTCGAAGATAATAAAACTTGAGACGGAGTGAAAATGAGTGACATGAATGTTCGTGTTGTAAAACTGCCCGCCATGCGGGTGGCGTGTGTCAATGGTTTCGGGGAGGGGCCGGAGGGAATGGCGTTCGATAAGATGAAGATATGGGCAGAGGCACACGATCTGCTTCGCAAGCCGTATCGTCTGTTCGGGTATAACAACCCTGACCCTTCTCCCGGTTCGCCGAACTATGGCTATGATGTGTGGATCACAGTGGATGGATCAGTTCAAGAAAATGGTGATGCACGCATTATTGAATTCCCCGGCGGTCTGTATGCGGTGACACGTATCGAAGTGAAGGAACCGGGCGATGATATCCCTCGCACCTGGCAGGAACTGGTGAAGTGGATGGAAGCAAGCAAGTATCGTCATGGGCGGCACCAGTGGCTGGAGGAACACATTGGTTCCCTCGGCGCAATGGGTGGGGATCAGCCCTTTACGCTTGATCTGCACTTGCCGATCATGGAATAACATATAAAGAGACTGTCGCCTTATTGAAGCGACAGTCTCTTTACTTATTCTGCGAAGCAAAATTTTTTATAAAGACCAAAGAAAACCTCAGCATTTGCCGAGGTCAAGTCC
Proteins encoded in this window:
- a CDS encoding metal-dependent hydrolase gives rise to the protein MTNKLTWYGHSTLGLETGGYKLIIDPFFDGNPASPISPETVEADYLLVSHGHGDHVGDTASIAKRTGATIISNFEIAGWFEEKHGLEKTHGQHIGGGFKHPFGYLKLTLALHGSALPDGSNGGNPCGFLLTTNDGKKIYFAQDTGLFGDMKLIGEEGLDLAVIPIGDNYTMGPDDALRAVKMLQPKAVIPIHYNTWGLIAQDANAWAERVQKETKTKAVILKPGESYSV
- a CDS encoding GyrI-like domain-containing protein, coding for MSDMNVRVVKLPAMRVACVNGFGEGPEGMAFDKMKIWAEAHDLLRKPYRLFGYNNPDPSPGSPNYGYDVWITVDGSVQENGDARIIEFPGGLYAVTRIEVKEPGDDIPRTWQELVKWMEASKYRHGRHQWLEEHIGSLGAMGGDQPFTLDLHLPIME
- a CDS encoding NAD-binding protein, which encodes MNPTFRQRVRYHFDNLMSRGTPAMIGMLFVLSLTVVLIAGAVISIMGFVQEGETGPLSFGEAAWESLMRTLDSGTMGGDTGTGFRVVMLFVTLGGVFVVSALIGVLNNAIEGQMEHLQKGRSQVLEEGHTLVLGWSAQIFTVLNELMTANENLSKARIVVLADKDKVEMEDEIRERVEVKGKTRIICRNGSPIDPNDLELASPHTAKSIIVLPPENSDPDTDVIKTVLAITNASNRRTEPYHIVTQIRKPENINVVKMVGRNDTIQPILTNDLIARVVAQTSRQSGLSAVYTELMDFGGDEIYFKPEPLLTGKTFGESLLMYEDSCVIGLRKNDGKILLNPPMDSRIESGDQVIAISEDDDTVRLSNLSSLPLKEAVIRSSRVPVKPQPEKCLILGWNRSGAIIVRELDNYVPKGSMITIVADNYGIGAQLKAQGIQLKNQKLTVKEGETTDRTMLDELKVEDYDHVIVLAYSTLEAQEADAKTLVTLLHLRDMVEKDATPFSIVSEMLDLRNRELAEVTQVDDFIVSEHLVSLMLTQLSENAELFDVFTDIFDPDGSEIYLKPISDYVETGVPVNFYTVVEAARRRGETAIGYRLVSEAKRSGKSYGVHTNPPKSQEVIFSSNDKVIVLAEE
- a CDS encoding flotillin family protein codes for the protein MTGIVIAFLLLLAGIGILIILSGIRFIPNTRIGIVEKRFSMNGSIKTGFIALNGEAGFQPKVLRGGLHYLIPIQYVVRMAPLVTIPQGKIGYIFARDGKMLEPTQALASNEVAFDFQDVEGFLKNGGQRGPQRRTLREGTYAINLMQFIVLTDERVYSLPLSREEQEIINRMAQVITERGGFVPVIIKDTDDKIGIATVHDGPSLGQGEIIAPVVGDDPKDAETYHNKFQDPDKFLKAGGFRGRQLQVLVEGTYYVNRLFATVEMIQKTIIEVGNVGVVVSYTGETGEDLSGKEYRHGELVARGRRGVWEEALLPGKYPFNTYAGKVVSVPTTNFILKWIRSQTGSHKFDENLSEVSLITKDAFEPSLPLSVVVHIDYKKAPLVIQRFGDIKRLVEQTLDPMVAAYFKNIGQTRTLIQLLQERSSIQQIASSEMKTKFEHYNLELEEVLIGTPSSQADDVQIETILTQLRSRQVAEEQVETYGRQEKAALKERELREAESRAQMQTSMTQAELNIEIQTSQGKAEYQRSIQQAAQIRALAEAEAEKIARIGIAQALATEEQVRAYGGPQFQVTQTVLNRFAEAIEKSKVDVVPRVVVGADKESGSGNIMEALLAMLLSDRFGALANETQGTRSEEAEQLRSEIRKGMTGKTDKTDKKV
- a CDS encoding WYL domain-containing protein produces the protein MQIMRADRLLSLLMLLQTRGQMSAQELADELEVSERTIYRDIIALSTSGVPVYASRGPGGGVRLIEEYRTTLTGLTPDETRALFMMSIPAPVMQLGMGEKFKGALLKLSASLPDAHRADEIRTRQRVHLDSSWWFQSDQNVPCLQTIQQALFQDRRLRMKVRWVFFNTEFEQDAEPYGLVAKANVWYLVYGRGGNPHVVRVSQIIEAELTAEICIRPPGFDLVEFWEGWCDEYESHPPFMAKVRVSPEAIPLLAEYVGDRARGQVAYRHVPDADGWVTFDLPFESFITARSHLLGLGRAVEVLEPDTLRKSLVDFAEQIVGFYKTK